The Photobacterium sanguinicancri genome includes the window TATTGCTGTCGCTCATGATGGTGAACATATCCAACCTGTCGTTACCCTACTCCATCGTCGCATTCTCCCTAAGCTGGAAGCCTTTCTGGCCAATGGCGACAGGAAAATCATTTTACTGTACCGCCAATGCAATATGATAACTGTCGATTTTAGCGACCAGCCTAACGCGTTTGTAAATCTTAATACGCCAGAAGAACTCCAACAATTTGGGAAACAACATGAGTCAAATTAGCGCTTCTTTACCTTTACTGGGCTTTGCGGCCTTTAGTGGAACAGGCAAAACGACGTTATTAGAAGCTATGCTGCCAAAACTGGTTGAGCGTGGCATTCGTATTGCCGTGATTAAACATGCTCACCATAACTTCGATATCGATCAAGAAGGTAAAGACAGCTACCGTTTACGCAAAGCTGGTGCTTCTCAGATGTTGATTTCTTCGCGCTACCGCCGAGCCTTAGTCACTGAAACGCCAGAAGAAGAAGCTAACCTTCCTCACCTCATTTCCCAATTAGATCAAACCGCACTGGATTTGATTTTGGTTGAAGGATTTAAAAAACTCGACTTCCCAAAAATTGAATTGCACCGTGAAGAAGTCGGCAAACCTTGGCTACACCCTGACGACAGCAATATTATCGCCGTTGCCGCTAACATCCCTGCAAACACACATCTACCGCAAATGGACATCAACAATCTCGATCAGATCACTGATTTTGTTGTCAATTTTGCTCAAGGCACGTTAGAAAAACCGAGCCTAGATTGCAGTGATGTAAACAATAGCGACATGTTATCGGTTGACGAAGGTCGTGCTAAGATTTTAGATCAAATCGTAACGTTGCCTCGTGAAGTCGCTGTATCGCTTGAAAATGCGCTGGGACAGATTGTCGCACAAGATATTTTATCACCAGTAAATGTTCCACAGCACACGAATTCAGCAATGGATGGCTATGCGATTCGAGGATCTGACTGCGAGCTAGAATCTTTCACTGTTGTCGGTCAAGTGATGGCTGGCCATTGCTATGACAAGCCACTTGAAGCAGGCCAAGCTGTTCGTATTATGACTGGCGCACCCGTGCCCCAAGGTGCTGACACCGTAATTATGCGTGAACAGGCAGAACAAACAGACGACCTTGTGCGCTTTGATACCACTCAATTTGGCATTAAAAAAGGACAAAACGTACGTCAAGCAGGAGAAGACCTCGCATTAGGCCAAGTCGCCATCGCTGCTGGCAGTGTAATTACAGCTCCAGAGGTCGGTATGATTGCCTCTTTGGGCCTTAATAACGTCACCATCACGCAACCACTAAAAGTTGCTATATTCTCAACAGGCGATGAAGTACAGCAACCCGGTGAGACACAAAAAGAAAACTGTATTTACGATTCTAACCGCTTCACCCTGCAAGCAATGCTTTCTAAAATTGGCTGTAAGGTGATTGACTTCGGTATCATTGAAGACAACGAAACATCACTTCAAACCACGCTGAATGCGGCGAGCGAACAAGCTGATATGATTTTATCATCTGGTGGTGTTTCTGTAGGCGATGCGGACTACATCAAAACTGTGCTTGATGCTTTAGGTCAAATAAACTTCTGGCGTATCAACATGCGTCCTGGCCGCCCACTCGCGTTCGGTCAAATTAAAGACACACCATTTTTCGGATTACCGGGTAACCCTGTCGCTGTCATCGTCGCTTTCTTACAGTTTGTAGAGCCAGCACTACGCAAGATGCAAGGTTGTAATTGGCAACCAACTTGCTACACAGCGATTGCCACAGAAAAACTGCGTTCACGCCCTGGCCGTACTGAATATACTCGTGGAATTTACCAACTCGATGCCAATGGACGACTCACGGTACAATCAACAGGACAACAAGGCTCGGGGATTTTACGCTCAATGAGTGAAGCGAATTGTTTGATAGAAATTTTGCCGGAACAGCCAAATGCGGAAGTTGGTGACAAGGTCAGAGTGATCCCATTAACGGGTCGAATTTAATACTGATGAAAGCGGTAATAGAAAATACCAACTAGGGATGAGACGATCTTTTTAGCCTTAACTGGAATAATGTACCTATTACTCTGACTAATATTTTTGCGCTCAACAAGTAACGATAGCTACTTGTTGAGCGCTTTTTTATTTGTAGCTTCCTTGCTACTTTATTTTTCCTTTGGCTTCTACACGTCTAGAAGATGGTTATCTGTTATCTGTCTTATTTTATTTGTTAGAACAGAGCATAACCTAGCCAATTCTATTTAAGTGTCTGTTTTCGGTATGGTGATATAATACATAATTATTCCACTCGTTGCACTTAATAAATCTAACTTAACTTTATAAATTAGTTTAAGTTATTTATCCGCTCTATTTGCCATCAAAATCTGCATTTGCGGACAAAATACAACCAACACCTATTGTAACCCTGTTGCATTTGTGAAACACGTGCCTCATAGGTACCAATGTGACAATAATTATCAATAGCACTCAGAACAAAAACGCTCAATATTAATACAACTATTATCTTTCCCTAAATGAAACTAATGTCTCTAATTAGATAACCTAGCTCTATTCAATATAAAAACTAATACCAAGCCTAATAATCAGTACTTTGAGACAATAAAGACACACATAATATAGGGATAATTAGCTGTTATGTACAATAAAGTGAATAAGCATATGCATATTCATTCAAATTAAAGCCTTGTTTTCTAGACAGCCGTTATGGCAGCAAGTGGCTAGACCATTACTGAGAAAAAACTCATGTACAATAGGCGACAGTTAGATGAACGAAGGTATTCATAAGTTAAACATGTTTTTAAATTCGTACTTTTCAGAGCAAAATGGTGAGTTTTCTTTCTCACGCCAACAAGCAAGTCACTTCGCTAAACGTGTAGCCGGTGATTTCAACCCAATTCATGATGAAGATAATAAGCGCTTTTGTGTGCCTGGTGATCTTCTCTTCTCTGTGGTACTTGCTAAAGCAGGACTTAGCCAAAAAATGCGTTTTGAGTTTGCGGGCATGATTAATGACGGCATTGCGCTAAACATTGATTCAAAATCTGATGCTGACCAATCGATGGTTGATAACAACGGAAAAGAATACCTTCACATTACACGCGGCGGTGATACAACACACAGCCAAGCGTTGATTGAGCAAGTGACAAAAAGCTATGTTCAGTTCTCTGGTATGAACTTCCCGCACATCATGGTTCCTTTAATGGAATCAAAGCAAATAATGATTAACCCAGCACGTCCGTTAGTGATCTATGAAAGCATGGAACTCGACTTTACTCGCTTAGATCTAACCTGCCCTACCGTCGAATTGACTGAATCTGAAATTGATGTCGAAGGAAAACGTGGTAGCGTTACTTTAAACTTCTGTTTCAAAGAAAATGGTGAAGTGGTTGGTACGGGTCGTAAACGCATGGTAATGAGTGGCTTGAAGCCTTATTGCCAAGATGACATCGATGATCTTGTTAATCGCTTTAATGGCCGTAAAGATCATTTCAATGCCATTGCAGCTTAACTATTTGAATCTCTGATCATTCAACAGATACCCAAATTAATGATAGAAAGCCTGATCGTTAGTGATAACCATCAGGCTTTTTGGTCTAATTCGCTGTAAAACCTTAGCTAAAGTAAAGTCTAGCTCTTAAACCTGGGGTATTATCTCGGAATATAACCTCTCCGCCATGTCGCTTCATTACGGCATCAACCAAGCTTAATCCAAGCCCATAGCCTGCTTGTGTTCGGCTTTTGTCACCTCTATACATAGGTTCACAAACGCGTGACTTATCCAAATCAGAAATACCTTCACCATTATCAATCACCACCACTCCAAATGGGTCGGTAACAACGGTTATTATTCCCTTTTCAGGCGTGTATTTAATGGCGTTTTCAATCAAATTAATTGTGGCACGAAACAGTAAATTTGGCTCACCATCAAGCTGATAAGGCGTATCTTGGCGAATAGTGAGTTGTTGTAGTTTTTCTTCGGCTAACGGTCGTAGAAAATCAACGGCGTCTTGTGCAACTGCGGCTAAATCAACAGGCTGCTTGCTGACAAGTTGCTTACCGCTATTGAGATTAGCAATTTCTAACATGCCATTAAACATCCCCAGTAATAGCTCAAGATCATCGTGACAAGCTTCTAACTCTTTTTTTATCTGAGGGTTATTGGCATCATCTAACAAACTTTCTATTCGTAATTTCATTCGTGACATAGGTGTACGTAGATCATGGGCAATGCCAACAGTCAGCGCCTTTAGAGAGCTTTCCTTTTTCTCTATTTGTTCAATCATAAAATTGAGATGGATAGATAACAGATCAAACTCATCATCATTTCGACTAACAGCCAACTTGACACTTTTCTCTCCACATAACACACGGTTCATGGCGAAGTTTACTCGCTGTAATTTTTGAATAATATTAACTGCGAACCATACTGCGCCAGCAATCATCACAATAACAGGCAGTGCGACGCCCGATATCATCATTGGCGCCAGATCATCACGATACTGTTGTAGCAAGTCTTGGTTTATTTCAATGCGTAAAACAGTATGATCATCTAACAATAAGCTACTACCTGATTTCAGTTCAGAAAGCTCAAAATATGGTTGATTCCCAGTTAGTGCCGCAGGGTAACTCAAACTAACCGTTTGGGTGCTAACAGGTTGAATATGGTAGGTGAATGGACTAGATATACTTTGCTTTTCAGCAATAAGCGTACGGGTGGCGTCAATCTTACCCTGTGTCGCTAACGCAGCAAAAACCTCAGTCTCTTGTGATAGTTCACGATCAAGTTGTTTACGGTGAAAGGCGTCTGAACTTAAGTAAACTTGATGAACAAATACTGTGTAAATCACACCAATGCACGCTAAAAAATACAGTAATAGTTTGAATGTTGAGGAACGAGACAGTAGCTCACGGTTGTCGAAGAACATATCCTGCTCCTCGGATGGTATGGATTAAACTCTCACTATTTTCAACTTCTAATTTTTTATGCAAATTAGCAATGTGAACATCTATCACATTGGTCTTTGGATCGAAATGATAGCTCCATACCGCCTCAAAAAGATGCATTCGTGAAACTACTTGCTCTGCATGCTCCAGTAAATATTGTAATAAAAGGAATTCTTTTTGCTGCAGAGGTATTAAAAAGCCGCTTCGCCATACGCGGTGCGATCTAAGATCCAGTTTTAAATCAGCATACTCATATTTAGTCACCTCCCTTTTGTCAGAAGATGCCCGCCTGATAAGTAACTGCACGCGCACTAATAACTCAGCCAATGCAAACGGTTTTATTAAATAGTCATCACTTCCTGCATTTAAGCCCGCGACACGATCTTCAATCGAATCCATCGCACTCAAAATAAGTACTGGTGTATTATTTTCAGTTGCGCGTAACGCAGCAAGTACTTTCATTCCATCCATTAGCGGTAACATGCGATCTAGGATAATAAGTTGATAGTCACAACTGGTTGCCATCACTAAACCTTGATGACCATCACTGGCTTCATCGACGACAAACTGCTGCTCACGTAACCCTTTGGCCACAAACTCTCTTGTTGTAGAGTCGTCTTCAATAATCAGTATTTTCATACCTATAACCCTATATGCCCTTTAAATTCCATTTCCCAAAAAAGAACATAGCTCAACTACACTACACACGTCTGTAACGAGCAAATTCACCAGTAAAGGGAGTAAAACTTATTGCTTTAACACAAAGTGCCATAATACAAAAAAGCGGCTTACTGAACAGCAAACCGCAAGTGGTTTAGGGGGATAAACCACTTATTTTTTATTCGCTTACAATTGTTTCATTTCTGTCGCTATCATTTCAGCTTGTGGCCCAAGAACCACTTGCACGTTCTTCTCACCCACATTTACGATACCTTTCGCGCCTAGGGCCTTCACTTTGGCATCATTCACTTTACTTCGATCGAGCACCGTTAAGCGCAAGCGTGTAATACATGCGTCAATATCGGTCAGGTTTGCTTTACCACCAAGAGCGACTAAATAAGCTTGAGCTAGCTCACTAGGCTGTACATTAGATTCCAATGCACCTTCGTTATCGGTTTCATCTTCTCGACCTGGCGTTTTCAGATCAAACTTTTTAATCGCAAACGTGAATGTCACGAAATACAGCACCGAAAAAGCTAACCCGACTGGTATTAATTTCCACGCGTTGAGTGCAGCTGGTGCATTAAAGTTCAAAATATAATCAATCAAACCCGCTGAAAAACTAAAGACTAAATGCACGTCCAATAGGTAAGCAATAACCAAGCTTATTCCCATAAAGATGGCATGCACCACATACAAGGCTGGTGCCAAGAACATAAATAGAAATTCAAGTGGCTCGGTGATCCCGGTTAAAAACGCAGTAAATGCAACACTGGCTAGCATGCCTGCAACACGGGCTTTATTTTCAGGCTTAGCACAGTAGTAAAATGCAGCAGCAGCAGCGGGTAAACCAAACATCATAATTGGGAAGAAGCCTGCTAGCATTAATCCAGCCTGTGGGTCTTCTGCCCAAAAACGCGATATTTCACCTGTTACACCGTTATATTCGCCAAACACAAACCACACCATAGTATTTAATATATGATGCAAACCAAAAGGGATCAGTAATCGGTTAGCAAAGCCATAGGTGAACGTACCTGCGACACCACTCCCGAGCATCCACTCTCCCAATATATTAATTGCGCTCTGAATAGGAGGCCAAATAAGGCTAAATGAAATCGCTAAACCTAAGGAAACAAGACCTGTAATGATGGGAACAAAACGTTTACCAGCGAAGAAGCCTAAAAAGTCTGGTAATTTGATCATGTAAAAACGGTTATACAAATGCCCCGCCGTAATACCTACGATGATCCCACCAGCGACGCTAGGATCAATATCTGCATTCATCGAACCCAATGCAGCCAGCATCACTAGATGCCCAACAACAGCGGCAATAGCCGCAGCTGCCGAGCCATCTTTTGATAAACCGGCCGCAACACCCATAGCAAAAAGTAAGGCAATATTATCGAAAATAGCTTGGCCACCTTGAGCCATGAATGCCACATCAAGTAAATCGGGTTGACCAAATCGCAATAGCAAGCCTGCGACAGGTAGGACTGCGATAGGCAACATCAATGCCTTACCGAGTTTTTGAAAGTAGCCAAGTATATTCATATTCCACTCCATAAAATAACGCTATCTATTGCGATATACTTTACTTAAGTGGCGTTAAAGCGAACCTTTTCAGAAGATTAAGAATACTTAACGTTTAGTTTAGCTATAGAAACAACACCCCCACTATCAGCCTAGTGGAGGGTATTATTTTCATCTGTTATCTATTTTTAGCGCTATTATTTAATCGTGGGAGTTGAAGATATAGTCGCACTCAAAGCTATCGAGTTAAACGTTGGCAAATTTGTTCGCATAAATAATGTGAATGAAGATTACGCGCTGTCAATTGACTATCTTGTTTACCGCTTTCTACAACAGAGGCCCAATGTTCGTGCATTGCATGAAAGCCTTTCGTGGCAAGCATAGGCGTCCAGTCAGGACTCTGCACTCTAGATTCAACGCCTCCCTCCCACTGTTTACCCGTAACGAATGAATCAAACTGGAACGTTTGGTTACGATAATTGGCAGTAACAATTTCTTGGGTACAACCGTGAAGGCGGTGCATAGAGGCATGATACATCGTTTGTTTGTTCTGCCATTGCACATCTAATCTCGCCAATTGGTCACCATCAAATTGACGTATAATATGCAAATCTTCGGCTTTTACCATCGCGTTGATATTCACGCTGTCTAGCGGGTGGATGTAGTCATCAAAGACAAAGGTGCGAACATCACCGGTAAGATTGTGGCGATGTTTTTCCCACCGCAACGATAATAAGGGTTGCTCTGTTTCGTTGCCAATCTGGTAATTCGGCATACTTTTATTAAACAGTGGAATGTAACGGCGATTAAACCCCATAAATAAAGGCAAAGATTTTATTTCTGCTAATTCATGTAAAGCTTCACAATCGGCATAATTGTCTGACAGTGGCTTATCAACAAAAACAGGTAGGCCTTGCGATAAAAAGAAATGTGCTATCTCAAAGTGAGAAAACGTTGCACTGTGGATCATCACTGCATCAATGCCAAAAGTGAGTAGCTGGCGGTAATCAGTACATATTTCACTCACACGGTACTTTGCTGCTAGTTGCGCAACTCTTTCTGCATTACGCGTACAAAATACTAATTCAATATCAGAAAGTTGTGTTAATACGGGTAAATGTGCTTTTTCTGCAATATCACCTAACCCTATGACTCCGATCTTCATCTACTTTCCTTTCAAATGCACATTGATTATAGGTACAAATGATAACATCGTTCTCACGATGCAACAGAAAATGGCGCAATATAAGCTCACAAATTAAATGACGTATTTTTTACACTGACTAACTTCACTTTTGCTATAGTTGCTCTCTTTTTTGTACAACACAAGCAAACATCATGTTACGCACCCAACTACAACGTAAAATACCTGGCTACAAGGTGCTTGGTTTATTCACTTTGATACTGCTAGCACTATTAGCATTATTTCCCTCGCCTTCTTTAGTTGCTCCAGCAAATGACAGTACAGGTTTTATTTTTACTCTGCTTTCAAGTTCGGCAGGTAATCCATGGTTTATTATCACAGTCGCCATGTTATGCCTTCTGCCATTAGCTTATAAAAAAGATAAAAAAACCTGCCTAACCTTATGGTGTCAATTTGCCTTAATTTTAGTGTTAAGCTTTGCGGCCAAATCCATCATGAAGCACATTACAGAAGTGCCTCGTCCTTATACGCATGAACTTGCCGCGCTTAAGTTGGTTGACTCAGCCCCTGCGTTTTATCAATTATCAGCAGATCAAAAAGAGCTTGTTATAGAGCAGGCAAAAGAAAATGTCAGTGAATGGCGCATCCGCCACTGGGAAGGCGAAACCAACTACTCACTCCCTTCTGGTCACACTATTTTTGTTGCTGTATGCATTGTATTCTGGGGAGGTTTTTTACTTCGCAATAGGGGCTACTTACCCATTACTTTGCTATTTACTTGGGGGTTAGGTGTCGCTATGAGTCGAATCTGGCTTGGTATGCACTGGCCTACAGACCTAATTGCCTCGACTTTCTGCGCAGGGTTACTCTACCTTTTTATACCCGAACCGATAAAAAATGGCTCGCAAGGGTAAGACGGAATACAAAAATGCCAACCGAATCGGTTGGCATTTTTATTATTTACGCCGTTGCAATTAAAACGAAATGGCAATGCTGTACACAGCAAATCAGCATGGTTTTAGTCGTAAAGCGACGCTTCACCTTCTGGGCGTGTTTTAAAACGGCGGTGAAGCCACATGTATTGTTCAGGTGCTTCCAAGATAATACGCTCTACCGCTTTATTCATATAAACGGCCGCAGCTTCAGGATCACCGTGTGGAAATTCCGTCAATGGCTCCATAATTTTAGCAATATACTGCCCTGAGTCGGTATCACGTATCATCGCAAACGGCACCACAGCACAATCAGACGCATCCACTAATAAACTGGTACCCGTTGTTGTGCATGCTTTTTCTACCGCAAAGAAGGGAGCAAAAGCAGAACGGCGTAAACCATAATCATGATCAGGTGCATACCAAACACGAGCTGTACCACGTAGCTCTCTCAGCATTCCTTTTACATCTTTACGATCAATTAACGAACGATTTGAACGAGAACGGCCTTGGTACTGAAAATAATCAAAACAAGGGCTATTATTAGGACGATAAACACCACTGCCTGACATTTTCATCCCCATAGCACGCGCTCCGAGCTCAAGGTTCATTGAATGTACAGCAACAACCAGTACGCCTTTGCCCTGCTTTTCTAGCTCTTCTAGAATCTCAAGCCCTTCATAAGTCACATGCCGTTCAACCCGAATATCTGGCCAAAACCAAGCCATGCCTGTTTCAAATAAAGCCAAACCCGTGTTATCAATATTTTTCTTTACCATCGCATCTCTTTCTTCGTCATCCATATCAGGAAAACAAAGTTCAAGATTGCGCTTGATGGTTTTAGCGCGTTTCTTTACAAATTTCAGAGCTAAACGTCCGATCCCTTGCCCCATGCGAAACTGAATGAAATAAGGTAACCAACTAATCAGGTACATCACACCGATCAAAAATAGCGTCGGCCAATAACGCGGATGCAGCAACGCTTTTGTAAAGCTTGGCGGGGTAAACTTGCTCATATTGTATAAACAGTCCCTTAATTTCGTGATCGCAAGATGAGATCGTTCAGGTAATAGATCTGATATTTTATGGTTTGACGCTAGCTATAGCAAGAAAGCATCCCATAGACGTCGTTTAGCGGTGGCGTTTTAACCGCTT containing:
- a CDS encoding bifunctional molybdopterin-guanine dinucleotide biosynthesis adaptor protein MobB/molybdopterin molybdotransferase MoeA gives rise to the protein MSQISASLPLLGFAAFSGTGKTTLLEAMLPKLVERGIRIAVIKHAHHNFDIDQEGKDSYRLRKAGASQMLISSRYRRALVTETPEEEANLPHLISQLDQTALDLILVEGFKKLDFPKIELHREEVGKPWLHPDDSNIIAVAANIPANTHLPQMDINNLDQITDFVVNFAQGTLEKPSLDCSDVNNSDMLSVDEGRAKILDQIVTLPREVAVSLENALGQIVAQDILSPVNVPQHTNSAMDGYAIRGSDCELESFTVVGQVMAGHCYDKPLEAGQAVRIMTGAPVPQGADTVIMREQAEQTDDLVRFDTTQFGIKKGQNVRQAGEDLALGQVAIAAGSVITAPEVGMIASLGLNNVTITQPLKVAIFSTGDEVQQPGETQKENCIYDSNRFTLQAMLSKIGCKVIDFGIIEDNETSLQTTLNAASEQADMILSSGGVSVGDADYIKTVLDALGQINFWRINMRPGRPLAFGQIKDTPFFGLPGNPVAVIVAFLQFVEPALRKMQGCNWQPTCYTAIATEKLRSRPGRTEYTRGIYQLDANGRLTVQSTGQQGSGILRSMSEANCLIEILPEQPNAEVGDKVRVIPLTGRI
- a CDS encoding DUF3581 domain-containing protein, translating into MFLNSYFSEQNGEFSFSRQQASHFAKRVAGDFNPIHDEDNKRFCVPGDLLFSVVLAKAGLSQKMRFEFAGMINDGIALNIDSKSDADQSMVDNNGKEYLHITRGGDTTHSQALIEQVTKSYVQFSGMNFPHIMVPLMESKQIMINPARPLVIYESMELDFTRLDLTCPTVELTESEIDVEGKRGSVTLNFCFKENGEVVGTGRKRMVMSGLKPYCQDDIDDLVNRFNGRKDHFNAIAA
- a CDS encoding sensor histidine kinase, with translation MFFDNRELLSRSSTFKLLLYFLACIGVIYTVFVHQVYLSSDAFHRKQLDRELSQETEVFAALATQGKIDATRTLIAEKQSISSPFTYHIQPVSTQTVSLSYPAALTGNQPYFELSELKSGSSLLLDDHTVLRIEINQDLLQQYRDDLAPMMISGVALPVIVMIAGAVWFAVNIIQKLQRVNFAMNRVLCGEKSVKLAVSRNDDEFDLLSIHLNFMIEQIEKKESSLKALTVGIAHDLRTPMSRMKLRIESLLDDANNPQIKKELEACHDDLELLLGMFNGMLEIANLNSGKQLVSKQPVDLAAVAQDAVDFLRPLAEEKLQQLTIRQDTPYQLDGEPNLLFRATINLIENAIKYTPEKGIITVVTDPFGVVVIDNGEGISDLDKSRVCEPMYRGDKSRTQAGYGLGLSLVDAVMKRHGGEVIFRDNTPGLRARLYFS
- a CDS encoding response regulator; amino-acid sequence: MKILIIEDDSTTREFVAKGLREQQFVVDEASDGHQGLVMATSCDYQLIILDRMLPLMDGMKVLAALRATENNTPVLILSAMDSIEDRVAGLNAGSDDYLIKPFALAELLVRVQLLIRRASSDKREVTKYEYADLKLDLRSHRVWRSGFLIPLQQKEFLLLQYLLEHAEQVVSRMHLFEAVWSYHFDPKTNVIDVHIANLHKKLEVENSESLIHTIRGAGYVLRQP
- the nagE gene encoding N-acetylglucosamine-specific PTS transporter subunit IIBC, encoding MNILGYFQKLGKALMLPIAVLPVAGLLLRFGQPDLLDVAFMAQGGQAIFDNIALLFAMGVAAGLSKDGSAAAAIAAVVGHLVMLAALGSMNADIDPSVAGGIIVGITAGHLYNRFYMIKLPDFLGFFAGKRFVPIITGLVSLGLAISFSLIWPPIQSAINILGEWMLGSGVAGTFTYGFANRLLIPFGLHHILNTMVWFVFGEYNGVTGEISRFWAEDPQAGLMLAGFFPIMMFGLPAAAAAFYYCAKPENKARVAGMLASVAFTAFLTGITEPLEFLFMFLAPALYVVHAIFMGISLVIAYLLDVHLVFSFSAGLIDYILNFNAPAALNAWKLIPVGLAFSVLYFVTFTFAIKKFDLKTPGREDETDNEGALESNVQPSELAQAYLVALGGKANLTDIDACITRLRLTVLDRSKVNDAKVKALGAKGIVNVGEKNVQVVLGPQAEMIATEMKQL
- a CDS encoding Gfo/Idh/MocA family protein, with translation MKIGVIGLGDIAEKAHLPVLTQLSDIELVFCTRNAERVAQLAAKYRVSEICTDYRQLLTFGIDAVMIHSATFSHFEIAHFFLSQGLPVFVDKPLSDNYADCEALHELAEIKSLPLFMGFNRRYIPLFNKSMPNYQIGNETEQPLLSLRWEKHRHNLTGDVRTFVFDDYIHPLDSVNINAMVKAEDLHIIRQFDGDQLARLDVQWQNKQTMYHASMHRLHGCTQEIVTANYRNQTFQFDSFVTGKQWEGGVESRVQSPDWTPMLATKGFHAMHEHWASVVESGKQDSQLTARNLHSHYLCEQICQRLTR
- a CDS encoding phosphatase PAP2 family protein, whose protein sequence is MLRTQLQRKIPGYKVLGLFTLILLALLALFPSPSLVAPANDSTGFIFTLLSSSAGNPWFIITVAMLCLLPLAYKKDKKTCLTLWCQFALILVLSFAAKSIMKHITEVPRPYTHELAALKLVDSAPAFYQLSADQKELVIEQAKENVSEWRIRHWEGETNYSLPSGHTIFVAVCIVFWGGFLLRNRGYLPITLLFTWGLGVAMSRIWLGMHWPTDLIASTFCAGLLYLFIPEPIKNGSQG
- the lpxL gene encoding LpxL/LpxP family Kdo(2)-lipid IV(A) lauroyl/palmitoleoyl acyltransferase; translation: MSKFTPPSFTKALLHPRYWPTLFLIGVMYLISWLPYFIQFRMGQGIGRLALKFVKKRAKTIKRNLELCFPDMDDEERDAMVKKNIDNTGLALFETGMAWFWPDIRVERHVTYEGLEILEELEKQGKGVLVVAVHSMNLELGARAMGMKMSGSGVYRPNNSPCFDYFQYQGRSRSNRSLIDRKDVKGMLRELRGTARVWYAPDHDYGLRRSAFAPFFAVEKACTTTGTSLLVDASDCAVVPFAMIRDTDSGQYIAKIMEPLTEFPHGDPEAAAVYMNKAVERIILEAPEQYMWLHRRFKTRPEGEASLYD